A stretch of the Musa acuminata AAA Group cultivar baxijiao chromosome BXJ2-7, Cavendish_Baxijiao_AAA, whole genome shotgun sequence genome encodes the following:
- the LOC135616579 gene encoding uncharacterized protein LOC135616579, with translation MELHSHVTAKKLWGYLRVAFFMMRKGFISKRKLLMDVNLLMKRGKLLGKSLGSLMFQFHHHHHSRPEIPTFAPCEYEFSCSNSPNPVFYHAKRRHSYFPCLHAVVEEADDTPRRAAVDLPRIGQRTSLSSPFSVRVSDYSSEEEDGLSQEEVDDEAEEFIKRFYEQLRAQSRVALLQYQEEEYQEMLARGV, from the coding sequence ATGGAGCTCCACTCGCATGTCACCGCCAAGAAGCTATGGGGCTACCTACGGGTAGCCTTCTTCATGATGAGGAAAGGCTTCATCTCCAAGCGGAAGCTGTTGATGGACGTGAACCTGTTGATGAAGAGAGGGAAGCTCCTCGGCAAGTCCCTCGGTAGCCTCATGTTCCAgttccatcaccaccaccactctCGGCCTGAGATCCCAACCTTTGCGCCATGCGAGTACGAGTTCTCGTGCAGCAACAGCCCTAACCCTGTTTTCTACCACGCCAAGCGCCGCCACAGCTACTTCCCCTGCCTGCATGCCGTCGTCGAGGAGGCCGACGACACCCCGCGGCGCGCCGCCGTGGACCTGCCGAGGATCGGGCAACGCACTTCGCTGTCGTCGCCCTTCTCCGTCCGGGTATCCGACtattcatcggaggaggaagacgGACTGAGCCAAGAAGAGGTGGACGACGAGGCGGAGGAGTTCATCAAGAGGTTCTACGAGCAACTACGGGCGCAGAGCCGTGTCGCGCTGCTCCAGTACCAGGAGGAGGAGTACCAGGAGATGCTTGCGAGAGGAGTATGA